One window of Leucoraja erinacea ecotype New England chromosome 14, Leri_hhj_1, whole genome shotgun sequence genomic DNA carries:
- the LOC129703441 gene encoding B-cell lymphoma 6 protein homolog isoform X1, with translation MAHARHLPLNTGTAVFPQLRSPRFMGTMTAAADSCIQFTRHAGDVLFNLNRLRSRDILTDVTILVHRHRFQAHKTVLMACSGLFYVIFTDQVKFNLNMVTLDPEVDPQGFGILLDFMYTSRLSLRDSTIMAVMNTALYLQMDHVADTCRRYLQSSEDICSSVSPSPQHYLSSNPMLPPELVTFRKGMDPEARPLDTAAYSVLPPSPHPYTLYPHLPLHGYSANPYTGSWPEGPRTQGRGGQHGCARPGPCPAADPTGLAMEGGAGPQYLSPLPPAPRRAPPSGVGLGQGLAGEEGVPSGCPLPPGPRSPLKSDCQPNSPTESSSSKKAGRGVPGTLPPPPPPTPLPTPLGPKVCNWKKYKFIVLNSLNQAGGGDSGPAPTSPSCPTPETQTLSSPSPTPQGTKIDSETQASRLDNLLDRSPDTTSPDTEQSSPGALPPCSSCQSPCLQRPPHCRRSPSHRDDPAETQSELSDSSSETGPFPCVQCECRFPEDTALRRHLVQSHSHKPYKCDRCQAAFRYKGNLASHRTVHTVGSADPACPVAGEKPYRCNICGAQFNRPANLKTHTRIHSGEKPYKCETCGARFVQVAHLRAHVLIHTGEKPYPCEICGTRFRHLQTLKSHLRIHTGEKPYHCEKCNLHFRHKSQLRLHLRQKHGAITNTKVQYQVPTECSTDPCRAR, from the exons ATGGCCCACGCCCGCCACCTGCCGCTGAATACTGGTACTGCAG TGTTTCCTCAGCTGAGGTCTCCACGTTTTATGG GCACCATGACGGCGGCGGCTGACAGCTGCATCCAGTTCACCAGGCACGCGGGGGACGTGCTCTTCAACCTGAACCGCCTGCGAAGCCGGGACATCCTCACCGACGTCACCATCCTCGTTCACCGGCACCGGTTCCAGGCACACAAGACCGTGCTCATGGCCTGCAG CGGCTTGTTCTACGTAATCTTCACCGACCAGGTGAAATTCAACCTGAACATGGTGACCCTTGACCCTGAGGTTGACCCCCAGGGGTTTGGGATCTTGCTGGACTTCATGTACACGTCCCGCCTGTCGTTGAGGGACAGCACCATCATGGCCGTGATGAACACCGCCCTTTATCTGCAGATGGACCACGTGGCAGACACCTGCCGCAGGTACCTGCAGTCCAG TGAGGACATCTGCTCGTCGGTCAGCCCGTCGCCACAGCACTACCTCTCATCCAACCCCATGCTCCCCCCGGAACTGGTCACCTTCCGCAAGGGGATGGACCCCGAGGCACGGCCCCTCGACACTGCGGCCTACAGCGTActgcccccctcaccccacccctacACCTTGTACCCCCACCTGCCCCTACACGGCTACTCTGCCAACCCCTACACGGGGTCGTGGCCCGAGGGGCCCAGGACTCAGGGGAGGGGTGGTCAGCACGGCTGTGCCAGGCCAGGCCCCTGTCCAGCTGCTGACCCCACGGGCCTGGCCATGGAGGGTGGGGCAGGACCTCAGTACCTCTCACCGTTGCCGCCCGCACCCAGGAGAGCCCCCCCCAGCGGAGTGGGGCTGGGGCAGGGGCTGGCGGGTGAGGAGGGGGTGCCCTCaggttgccccctcccccccggaccACGCAGCCCCCTCAAGTCGGACTGCCAGCCCAACTCTCCCACCGAGTCCAGCAGCAGCAAGAAGGCTGGGCGGGGGGTCCcgggaactctcccccccccccccccccccaccccgctcccTACCCCCCTCGGCCCCAAGGTCTGCAACTGGAAGAAGTACAAGTTCATCGTGCTCAACTCCCTGAACCAGGCCGGGGGGGGCGATTCAGGCCCTGCCCCCACCTCCCCAAGCTGCCCCACCCCCGAGACCCAGACCCTGagcagcccctcccccaccccccagggCACCAAGATCGACAGCGAGACGCAGGCCAGCCGGCTCGACAACCTCCTCGACAG GTCGCCGGACACAACCTCGCCGGACACGGAGCAGTCGTCCCCTGGGGCACTCCCACCCTGCAGCTCCTGCCAGTCGCCCTGTCTGCAACGGCCCCCCCACTGTCGGCGCTCCCCCTCCCACAGAGATGACCCGGCAGAGACCCAGTCCGAGCTGTCGGACTCCAGCtccg AGACGGGCCCGTTCCCCTGCGTGCAGTGCGAGTGCCGGTTTCCGGAGGACACGGCACTGCGGCGACACTTGGTGCAGTCCCACAGCCACAAGCCGTACAAATGCGACAGGTGCCAGGCAGCCTTCCGCTACAAGGGCAACCTGGCCAGTCACCGGACCGTGCACACAG TTGGCTCTGCTGACCCGGCCTGTCCTGTTGCAGGGGAGAAGCCCTATCGCTGTAACATCTGCGGCGCACAGTTCAACCGACCGGCCAACCTGAAGACCCACACACGCATCCACTCCGGGGAGAAGCCCTACAAGTGTGAGACCTGCGGCGCCCGCTTTGTCCAG GTCGCTCACCTTCGGGCCCACGTGTTGATCCATACGGGTGAGAAGCCGTATCCGTGTGAAATCTGCGGCACCCGGTTCCGGCACCTGCAGACGCTGAAGAGTCACCTGCGCATCCACACGGGGGAGAAGCCCTACCac tGTGAGAAGTGCAACCTGCATTTCCGCCACAAGAGCCAGCTGCGCCTGCACCTGCGGCAGAAGCATGGAGCCATCACCAACACCAAGGTGCAATATCAGGTCCCTACAGAGTGCTCGACTGACCCCTGCCGGGCCCGCTGA
- the LOC129703441 gene encoding B-cell lymphoma 6 protein homolog isoform X2, protein MAHARHLPLNTGTAVFPQLRSPRFMGTMTAAADSCIQFTRHAGDVLFNLNRLRSRDILTDVTILVHRHRFQAHKTVLMACSGLFYVIFTDQVKFNLNMVTLDPEVDPQGFGILLDFMYTSRLSLRDSTIMAVMNTALYLQMDHVADTCRRYLQSSEDICSSVSPSPQHYLSSNPMLPPELVTFRKGMDPEARPLDTAAYSVLPPSPHPYTLYPHLPLHGYSANPYTGSWPEGPRTQGRGGQHGCARPGPCPAADPTGLAMEGGAGPQYLSPLPPAPRRAPPSGVGLGQGLAGEEGVPSGCPLPPGPRSPLKSDCQPNSPTESSSSKKAGRGVPGTLPPPPPPTPLPTPLGPKVCNWKKYKFIVLNSLNQAGGGDSGPAPTSPSCPTPETQTLSSPSPTPQGTKIDSETQASRLDNLLDRSPDTTSPDTEQSSPGALPPCSSCQSPCLQRPPHCRRSPSHRDDPAETQSELSDSSSETGPFPCVQCECRFPEDTALRRHLVQSHSHKPYKCDRCQAAFRYKGNLASHRTVHTGEKPYRCNICGAQFNRPANLKTHTRIHSGEKPYKCETCGARFVQVAHLRAHVLIHTGEKPYPCEICGTRFRHLQTLKSHLRIHTGEKPYHCEKCNLHFRHKSQLRLHLRQKHGAITNTKVQYQVPTECSTDPCRAR, encoded by the exons ATGGCCCACGCCCGCCACCTGCCGCTGAATACTGGTACTGCAG TGTTTCCTCAGCTGAGGTCTCCACGTTTTATGG GCACCATGACGGCGGCGGCTGACAGCTGCATCCAGTTCACCAGGCACGCGGGGGACGTGCTCTTCAACCTGAACCGCCTGCGAAGCCGGGACATCCTCACCGACGTCACCATCCTCGTTCACCGGCACCGGTTCCAGGCACACAAGACCGTGCTCATGGCCTGCAG CGGCTTGTTCTACGTAATCTTCACCGACCAGGTGAAATTCAACCTGAACATGGTGACCCTTGACCCTGAGGTTGACCCCCAGGGGTTTGGGATCTTGCTGGACTTCATGTACACGTCCCGCCTGTCGTTGAGGGACAGCACCATCATGGCCGTGATGAACACCGCCCTTTATCTGCAGATGGACCACGTGGCAGACACCTGCCGCAGGTACCTGCAGTCCAG TGAGGACATCTGCTCGTCGGTCAGCCCGTCGCCACAGCACTACCTCTCATCCAACCCCATGCTCCCCCCGGAACTGGTCACCTTCCGCAAGGGGATGGACCCCGAGGCACGGCCCCTCGACACTGCGGCCTACAGCGTActgcccccctcaccccacccctacACCTTGTACCCCCACCTGCCCCTACACGGCTACTCTGCCAACCCCTACACGGGGTCGTGGCCCGAGGGGCCCAGGACTCAGGGGAGGGGTGGTCAGCACGGCTGTGCCAGGCCAGGCCCCTGTCCAGCTGCTGACCCCACGGGCCTGGCCATGGAGGGTGGGGCAGGACCTCAGTACCTCTCACCGTTGCCGCCCGCACCCAGGAGAGCCCCCCCCAGCGGAGTGGGGCTGGGGCAGGGGCTGGCGGGTGAGGAGGGGGTGCCCTCaggttgccccctcccccccggaccACGCAGCCCCCTCAAGTCGGACTGCCAGCCCAACTCTCCCACCGAGTCCAGCAGCAGCAAGAAGGCTGGGCGGGGGGTCCcgggaactctcccccccccccccccccccaccccgctcccTACCCCCCTCGGCCCCAAGGTCTGCAACTGGAAGAAGTACAAGTTCATCGTGCTCAACTCCCTGAACCAGGCCGGGGGGGGCGATTCAGGCCCTGCCCCCACCTCCCCAAGCTGCCCCACCCCCGAGACCCAGACCCTGagcagcccctcccccaccccccagggCACCAAGATCGACAGCGAGACGCAGGCCAGCCGGCTCGACAACCTCCTCGACAG GTCGCCGGACACAACCTCGCCGGACACGGAGCAGTCGTCCCCTGGGGCACTCCCACCCTGCAGCTCCTGCCAGTCGCCCTGTCTGCAACGGCCCCCCCACTGTCGGCGCTCCCCCTCCCACAGAGATGACCCGGCAGAGACCCAGTCCGAGCTGTCGGACTCCAGCtccg AGACGGGCCCGTTCCCCTGCGTGCAGTGCGAGTGCCGGTTTCCGGAGGACACGGCACTGCGGCGACACTTGGTGCAGTCCCACAGCCACAAGCCGTACAAATGCGACAGGTGCCAGGCAGCCTTCCGCTACAAGGGCAACCTGGCCAGTCACCGGACCGTGCACACAG GGGAGAAGCCCTATCGCTGTAACATCTGCGGCGCACAGTTCAACCGACCGGCCAACCTGAAGACCCACACACGCATCCACTCCGGGGAGAAGCCCTACAAGTGTGAGACCTGCGGCGCCCGCTTTGTCCAG GTCGCTCACCTTCGGGCCCACGTGTTGATCCATACGGGTGAGAAGCCGTATCCGTGTGAAATCTGCGGCACCCGGTTCCGGCACCTGCAGACGCTGAAGAGTCACCTGCGCATCCACACGGGGGAGAAGCCCTACCac tGTGAGAAGTGCAACCTGCATTTCCGCCACAAGAGCCAGCTGCGCCTGCACCTGCGGCAGAAGCATGGAGCCATCACCAACACCAAGGTGCAATATCAGGTCCCTACAGAGTGCTCGACTGACCCCTGCCGGGCCCGCTGA
- the LOC129703441 gene encoding B-cell lymphoma 6 protein homolog isoform X3, which yields MGTMTAAADSCIQFTRHAGDVLFNLNRLRSRDILTDVTILVHRHRFQAHKTVLMACSGLFYVIFTDQVKFNLNMVTLDPEVDPQGFGILLDFMYTSRLSLRDSTIMAVMNTALYLQMDHVADTCRRYLQSSEDICSSVSPSPQHYLSSNPMLPPELVTFRKGMDPEARPLDTAAYSVLPPSPHPYTLYPHLPLHGYSANPYTGSWPEGPRTQGRGGQHGCARPGPCPAADPTGLAMEGGAGPQYLSPLPPAPRRAPPSGVGLGQGLAGEEGVPSGCPLPPGPRSPLKSDCQPNSPTESSSSKKAGRGVPGTLPPPPPPTPLPTPLGPKVCNWKKYKFIVLNSLNQAGGGDSGPAPTSPSCPTPETQTLSSPSPTPQGTKIDSETQASRLDNLLDRSPDTTSPDTEQSSPGALPPCSSCQSPCLQRPPHCRRSPSHRDDPAETQSELSDSSSETGPFPCVQCECRFPEDTALRRHLVQSHSHKPYKCDRCQAAFRYKGNLASHRTVHTVGSADPACPVAGEKPYRCNICGAQFNRPANLKTHTRIHSGEKPYKCETCGARFVQVAHLRAHVLIHTGEKPYPCEICGTRFRHLQTLKSHLRIHTGEKPYHCEKCNLHFRHKSQLRLHLRQKHGAITNTKVQYQVPTECSTDPCRAR from the exons ATGG GCACCATGACGGCGGCGGCTGACAGCTGCATCCAGTTCACCAGGCACGCGGGGGACGTGCTCTTCAACCTGAACCGCCTGCGAAGCCGGGACATCCTCACCGACGTCACCATCCTCGTTCACCGGCACCGGTTCCAGGCACACAAGACCGTGCTCATGGCCTGCAG CGGCTTGTTCTACGTAATCTTCACCGACCAGGTGAAATTCAACCTGAACATGGTGACCCTTGACCCTGAGGTTGACCCCCAGGGGTTTGGGATCTTGCTGGACTTCATGTACACGTCCCGCCTGTCGTTGAGGGACAGCACCATCATGGCCGTGATGAACACCGCCCTTTATCTGCAGATGGACCACGTGGCAGACACCTGCCGCAGGTACCTGCAGTCCAG TGAGGACATCTGCTCGTCGGTCAGCCCGTCGCCACAGCACTACCTCTCATCCAACCCCATGCTCCCCCCGGAACTGGTCACCTTCCGCAAGGGGATGGACCCCGAGGCACGGCCCCTCGACACTGCGGCCTACAGCGTActgcccccctcaccccacccctacACCTTGTACCCCCACCTGCCCCTACACGGCTACTCTGCCAACCCCTACACGGGGTCGTGGCCCGAGGGGCCCAGGACTCAGGGGAGGGGTGGTCAGCACGGCTGTGCCAGGCCAGGCCCCTGTCCAGCTGCTGACCCCACGGGCCTGGCCATGGAGGGTGGGGCAGGACCTCAGTACCTCTCACCGTTGCCGCCCGCACCCAGGAGAGCCCCCCCCAGCGGAGTGGGGCTGGGGCAGGGGCTGGCGGGTGAGGAGGGGGTGCCCTCaggttgccccctcccccccggaccACGCAGCCCCCTCAAGTCGGACTGCCAGCCCAACTCTCCCACCGAGTCCAGCAGCAGCAAGAAGGCTGGGCGGGGGGTCCcgggaactctcccccccccccccccccccaccccgctcccTACCCCCCTCGGCCCCAAGGTCTGCAACTGGAAGAAGTACAAGTTCATCGTGCTCAACTCCCTGAACCAGGCCGGGGGGGGCGATTCAGGCCCTGCCCCCACCTCCCCAAGCTGCCCCACCCCCGAGACCCAGACCCTGagcagcccctcccccaccccccagggCACCAAGATCGACAGCGAGACGCAGGCCAGCCGGCTCGACAACCTCCTCGACAG GTCGCCGGACACAACCTCGCCGGACACGGAGCAGTCGTCCCCTGGGGCACTCCCACCCTGCAGCTCCTGCCAGTCGCCCTGTCTGCAACGGCCCCCCCACTGTCGGCGCTCCCCCTCCCACAGAGATGACCCGGCAGAGACCCAGTCCGAGCTGTCGGACTCCAGCtccg AGACGGGCCCGTTCCCCTGCGTGCAGTGCGAGTGCCGGTTTCCGGAGGACACGGCACTGCGGCGACACTTGGTGCAGTCCCACAGCCACAAGCCGTACAAATGCGACAGGTGCCAGGCAGCCTTCCGCTACAAGGGCAACCTGGCCAGTCACCGGACCGTGCACACAG TTGGCTCTGCTGACCCGGCCTGTCCTGTTGCAGGGGAGAAGCCCTATCGCTGTAACATCTGCGGCGCACAGTTCAACCGACCGGCCAACCTGAAGACCCACACACGCATCCACTCCGGGGAGAAGCCCTACAAGTGTGAGACCTGCGGCGCCCGCTTTGTCCAG GTCGCTCACCTTCGGGCCCACGTGTTGATCCATACGGGTGAGAAGCCGTATCCGTGTGAAATCTGCGGCACCCGGTTCCGGCACCTGCAGACGCTGAAGAGTCACCTGCGCATCCACACGGGGGAGAAGCCCTACCac tGTGAGAAGTGCAACCTGCATTTCCGCCACAAGAGCCAGCTGCGCCTGCACCTGCGGCAGAAGCATGGAGCCATCACCAACACCAAGGTGCAATATCAGGTCCCTACAGAGTGCTCGACTGACCCCTGCCGGGCCCGCTGA